The Acidipropionibacterium virtanenii DNA segment TCTCCCCGTTCCTGGACCCCGGAACGCTGCGACGTCTTCCGCGATCCGGCGATACCCACATCCTGATCTCCCGTCCCGACACCCTCGACCGCCTGGCCGGGGAGATCGACGGGCTGCATCGCAGACCCGAGCTCAAGGTGATGAGCAGCTGGACACAGCCCGTCTCTGAGGAGAACTCGGCGGTCGAGTCCCGCGAAGGTCTGCACGCCAAGGTGCTGGCGTGGTGGGAGTCATACCGTGGCCACGTCCTCCTCGGCTCGGCGAACTGCACCTCGGCCGCCTTCGGCGGCAACATCGAGTTCGGCGTCGAACTGTGGGCCGGCCTGCGCAAGAGACACGGATGGATTTCCGGCGTTCTGGGCGAGGCCTCCGGCCTGGCCGACGTCCTGGAGGACTACCGTCCCGCGACCAGCGACGCCGAGGATGAGGAGGCCGAGCAGCGGGCCCTGGACCGCGAGATCGAACTGGCCATGGCCCGTGTCGCCCTGGCGTGCCCGAGACTGCGCGTCAGTGCGGTCGCCGGCGCGCCGGAACCCGCGTTCCGGATGGTTCTGGACGTGCCCTCCGCAACCCTGTCCGGGCTCAACCGGCCGGGCTGGACGTCGACGGTGCGCCCACTCAGCGTTCCTGAGACGTGGGCCGTGCAGGTGCCAACCAATGCCGAGGCGGCCTGGACTCTCACCGAGCACACCCGCGTCACACCCTGGCTGGTGGTCGAGGTCGACGCCGTATCAGGCGACGCGACCTCCCATCTCACCCGTGTCATCAAGGCCGATCTGGATCTGGATTCCGATCTTTCCGCCGACCGGGAGGAGTTCGTGATGCGCGAGCTTCTCTCCGACCCGGGCCGGATCCTGGCGTACCTGGTCATGCTCATCGCCGGAGGTGAGGCGGTCCTGCCCGAGGCGGGAGAGCCCCTCATCAGTGCGCATGCCGGTGAGGCATCGGTGGCAGCCTCTGCTGCGCCGATGCCGGAGATGCTGGAGGCCCTGGTTCATCTGGCGTATTCCGATCGGGCGCAGCTGGCCCGCGTGGGACGCGATATCGACGTGCTGCTGGCGGAGACTCCGGAGGCCCCCGAGCTACAGGAACTGCGCGATGTGTGGGGAGCGTTCGCCCCGCTCGCGATGTCGGAGGACCACGAGGGGGAGGATCGGCATGGACGATTCTGAATGGCAGTTCGACGTCGAGTCCGAACTCGCGCCCCTCAAGGATTTTCAACGCAGCACCGTCGACAACGCCTTCAACCGGCTGTACGACGACGCCGACCCGGTCGACTCTTTCCTGGTCGCTGACGAGGTGGGGCTGGGCAAGACCCTGGTGGCCCGCGGCGTCATCGCCCGTACCGCCGACCACATTCTGCGAGCCGAGGGCCGCTCCCAGGCTCGCATCCTCTACGTCTGCTCGAATGTCCAGATCGCCCGGCAGAACCTGCCCAAACTCATGATGGGCCCGGGAGCCGCCCGCGCCGAACAGTCGGCGACGCGCCTCACCCTGATGCCGGCCGCCCCATCCTCGCAGCGCCTCACCTTCACCGCCTTCACGCCGGGCACCTCCATCAGCTTCGGCGATCAGCTGGGGCAGGCCGGCGAACGAGTCCGCCTCTATCTGCTCCTGAGATCCGCCGGTGTCATCGATGAGGGCCTAGCGGGGGCGCGCGAGGCCTGGATCGACCTGTTGCGCGGATGGTCCGGTTTCGAGAGCTTCTCGGAAGAGGTCGGCCGGTCGGCGGAGAGCCGGCGGTGGGTCGGTGCGGATGAGCGGCGTCTTGCCGAGGCTCTGCGCCGCGATCTGGATCAGGGCATCGAGCCCGGGGGAGGCGCCGGATCCACGGCTCCCCTGACCACGTCGCGCCTCATCGGGATCGCCCGGGAGTTCCGGGACGCGCACCGCGAGGTTCCCCCGGATCTGGCGGCCCGGCGCACTGAGGCGGTCGTGGCTCTGCGACGTCGGCTGGCATGGCTCGTCGCGGCGTCATTCCGCCCGGACCTGGTGGTCCTCGACGAGTTCCAGCGGTTCAAGGACCTCCTGCCCGACCCTGCCGCGGATGCCGCGGACCGGGCCGAAGCCGAGTTCAGCAGGCGGTTGATGGCGATGATGCTCGGACGGCAGGGTGGAGGCGATCGCCGGTCGCGGATGCTGCTGCTGTCGGCCACGCCCTACCGGATGTACTCCCAGGGCCGCGATGCGCAGGGGGACGATCACTACGACGACTTCATCGCCACCGTCCGCGCCTTGGCCGATGCGCGGGAGGGGACGCCGCCCCAGCACCCTCATGCCGACTCGGTGAAGAAGGGCCTGGCAGATATCCGCCGTGCCATGCGGTCCCGCGACCTGGAGCGTGCCAGACAGGCGCGCGACCGGGTCCAGGACGAGCTGCGGCGGATCATGTCTCGCACCGAGAGGCTGGCCGCGACCCCCGACCGCGACGGGATGCTCACAACCGTGGACACCCCGGCCGGGCCTCTCACGACCGAGGACGTCAAGGATTACATCTCGCTGCGGACCCTCGCCCGCTCGGTCGGGTCCTACGATCCCCTGGAGCTGTGGCGCTCGGCTCCCCACACGCTGGCGATGATGGACGACCGGACTCGCTACGACCTGGACCAGCGCCTCCATCGCCTGCTGAAACCTGATGAGCGTGGCGAGGTGGACCGCCACGCGACCCGTGAGGTGGCCGGAGCGCTGGAGCGGGCAGGGCACTGGGTCGGTGCTCCATCCTTCGACGACACGGCCGACTCCTCGGACGAGGACGGGTTCGACGAGTCGCCACTGGACATGGACTCGCTCACCGGCCTGTCCCGGATGCGGCTGGATGCCGGCAATCCGAAGATGCGCACCCTGATGCGAGATCTGTGGGGTGATGGCCGCGGGTCCGACGGCGTCCCCGAGTCGTGGAGGATGATCTGGGTGCCTCCGTCGATGCCGCGTCACCGGTTGTCCGGGCCCTATCGGGGCGCGGAGCGCTTCTCAAAGCGTCTTGTGTTCTCCCGGTGGGCGGTGGCGCCGAAATCGATCTCGATCCTGGTGAGCAACCGCTCCCAGTCGCTGGCCCGCGACGCGGCGCGCAGTCTCCTGGGCGAAGGGTGGCAGCCGCTGAAGTACCCGCTGCGTCCGGGTCTCCGGAAGGAGTCCGGGTCGCTGTCGAAGGTGTGGACGTGGGGGATGGCATATCCCTCCTGGGCTCTGGCCCGGCTCGGCGACGTCACCGAGTACACGCGGCGGACCGGACAGAACCTTCCGGTCGATCCGGACGAGCAGCGGCGGGATGTGGCCGAGTGCCTCCGCTCTCGACTCGTCGAACTTCAGAAGCGTTACGGCGACGGTCACGGCACGGTCGACGCCCGGTGGTACGGCGTCGCAGGTGTCCTGCTCGACCGTCAGGCCGCCGCGGCGACGGGCACCGCATGGGTGGGGCCCGCACAGCTCGGTCTGGTCGGCAGCCTGCCGGGGAGTTCGAAAGGGATCCAGGCCCACCTTGAGGCCCTCGACGACACCGAGGGGCTCGGCGCTCAGCCCGACGATCTCGCCGACCGGCTCGCCGAGCAGGCGCTCGCCGCGCCGGGAGTGTGCGCCCTGAGAGCGCTCGCCGGGGTCGAGTCCGGGGAGTCGAGGGGTAGATGGGCGCAGGCGCTGCAGACGAAGGCGGTTCGAAGCGGTGCGTTCCGTATCGGCTGGGCGATGCTTCGGCTCTTCGATCGTCCCGAGATCCAGGCCGCCGTCTGGGCAGGCTTCCAGGTGGACCACGGCGGCCGGCATGCCGAGGAAGATCCGGAGTCCAGGTCGCAGGCGTACCTGGGAGCAGTGCTGGACCAGTGCCAGGCCGGGGATCTGGATGCCGTCCTGCCCGAGTATCTTCACCAGATCGGCGAGTCCGTCGGAATGCTCGATGCTGGACGCGAGGTAGACACGGTGATCAGGGTCGTCGACGAGGTCGTCGCGGCGCTTTCCATCAAGACAGCCAATCAGCAGCTCCGGCCATTGACCTTCCAGGACGGCGGCGTCATGGAGGCCGAGCCCGAGAAGATGCCGTGCCGCTTCGCCCTGAGATACGGCGACGTGGCGGCCACCGACCAGGCGGAGAACCGCTCCGAGGTGGTGCGAACGGCCTTCAACTCGCCGTTCTGGCCGTTCGTGCTGGCGACGACCTCCGCCGGCCAGGAGGGCATCGACTTCCACCGGTACTGCCGCTGCGTCGTCCACTGGAATCTTCCCAGCAATCCCGTCGACCTGGAGCAGCGCGAGGGCCGGGTCCATCGGTACAAGTGTCTGGCGGTACGACAGAATGTCGCGCTCACCTGGGGCCCCGACACCAGGGTCTGGCGATCCCAGGACCCGTGGGAGACCGTGTTCAGGGTTGCCGAGGAGGATATCGCCGCATCAGGAAGGGACGATGAGATGCAACCGCTCTGGGTGTGGTCGCCGGATGCGTCCGATGCGGTCCGGATCGAACGACGCGTCCTGCCACTCCCGTTCAGCCGGGAGCAGGGGCAGTACCGTCGACTGGTCCGCATGCTCGGGAGTTATCGCATGGCCTTCGGCCAGCCACGGCAGGAGGAGCTGCTTGCGGTTCTTGGCCCGGATGCCGGCGACGACGTCGATCTGACACGGGCTGCGATGATCGACCTGACACCACACGGCCGACAGCTTTCCTGCGGTCACAGGCCGGCAGCCGTCACATGCAGCGCGGTCACCTCGCCCCTCACAGTGCGGACGCGGACCGTCCGCGGACAGGACGTCTACGGGGTGCGGGCCGCAAGGCCTGTGAGGTAGGCGGCGATGATGTCCTCCTCGTCGATGGGCGCGGCTCGGACGATCCGCTGCATGAGCAGCGCGTCGACGAGACCCGCCAGGTCCTGGGCGTGAACGTCGGGATCGTCGACGTTCAATTTCCGGAGCATCGAGGTCGCCGTCCGGGCGAACTTTTCGCGCATCCGTGGCCGGGTGGCGAGGGAGGCGCGGAGTTCGGGGTCGGCGTGGCACTCCAGGAGGAGGATGAGCCTGGCCCGGTGGTCGTCGGCCCGCCGCATGGTGTCATCGAGGCCCGCCACGACCAGCCGTGCCGCGGTCCGCGGCGTGAGGTCCCCGGGGACGTCGTGCGCGGCCAGGTCATCGCCGGTGCGCGTGGCGAGACGGTCGACGACGAGGACGATGAGGTCGCGTCGCGTGCGGGCGTAGTACGAGGTCGATCCCTCGGCCAGGCCGAGGTCCCGGTCGACGTTCAGATGCGTGAGGGCGCGGGCCCCTCGTGCGGCGAGGATTCGGATGCCTGCCTCGGCGATCCGGGTCCGACGATCGGTCACTGGTGCGCCTCTTCTTCCCGTTGTCTGTCTCTCGATCCTCTATGAGTATAGAGTTGCAGGAGTCTCTATGGGCATAGAGGAATGGGGTGTGCCGGATGATCGTCTGGTTCGATGAGATCAGGGCAGCTGACACGGAGCTGGTGGGCGGCAAGGCCGCGAACCTGGGCGAGTGCGCGCGGAGCGGGCTGCCGGTGCTGCCGGGGTTCTGCCTGAGCACCGAGGCGTACAGGGAGGCGACCGCAGCCATCGCGGAGGAGCTGGTCGCCGACGTCACCCGGGAGGATCCCGCGTCGGCGCGACAACGGATTCTGAACCTGGCTCTCCCGGCATCCGTGGAGGCGGCGATCCGCGACGCCTGTGCCCGGCTGGGCGGCGGGCCGATGGCGGTGCGGTCGTCGGCGACGGCGGAGGACCTGGCCGGGGCGAGTTTCGCCGGCCAGCAGGACACCTACCTCGGGATGAGGGGGGCGACGCCGTCCTGGACGCAGGGCGCCGCGCCCGAGGCCGGGGCCCGGTACGCCTTCGCCCTCATGCTCGCCACAGCAGTTCTCGCATCGGCGGCCACAGCGCTCCTGAACAGGCGGCGTCATCCCTGCTGACCGCGATGACGTGCCCGCCGACGACGGGA contains these protein-coding regions:
- a CDS encoding phospholipase D family protein; protein product: MPEREDILNPSSRLLLSDALRPPTGYDLDIGVGTTYSLNLDALLLIPFILSSSPAGDDADAHPTRMLASLRRYADRLTVFAQAGNIHAPSTYRAFHTFLEDAVVQVTAPCEGRIFHPKIWALRFIAPGCEPRHRLVCSSRNITTETMWDAILSCDESVSDPDGQGPGVLDAAPLVDFLRALLTFPGSGALASGHRRQVGSLIASLSAIGGFEVPEPFKGGRLVPLGLPGADLDAQWPIPKGERSWGVVSPFLDPGTLRRLPRSGDTHILISRPDTLDRLAGEIDGLHRRPELKVMSSWTQPVSEENSAVESREGLHAKVLAWWESYRGHVLLGSANCTSAAFGGNIEFGVELWAGLRKRHGWISGVLGEASGLADVLEDYRPATSDAEDEEAEQRALDREIELAMARVALACPRLRVSAVAGAPEPAFRMVLDVPSATLSGLNRPGWTSTVRPLSVPETWAVQVPTNAEAAWTLTEHTRVTPWLVVEVDAVSGDATSHLTRVIKADLDLDSDLSADREEFVMRELLSDPGRILAYLVMLIAGGEAVLPEAGEPLISAHAGEASVAASAAPMPEMLEALVHLAYSDRAQLARVGRDIDVLLAETPEAPELQELRDVWGAFAPLAMSEDHEGEDRHGRF
- a CDS encoding DEAD/DEAH box helicase, whose protein sequence is MDDSEWQFDVESELAPLKDFQRSTVDNAFNRLYDDADPVDSFLVADEVGLGKTLVARGVIARTADHILRAEGRSQARILYVCSNVQIARQNLPKLMMGPGAARAEQSATRLTLMPAAPSSQRLTFTAFTPGTSISFGDQLGQAGERVRLYLLLRSAGVIDEGLAGAREAWIDLLRGWSGFESFSEEVGRSAESRRWVGADERRLAEALRRDLDQGIEPGGGAGSTAPLTTSRLIGIAREFRDAHREVPPDLAARRTEAVVALRRRLAWLVAASFRPDLVVLDEFQRFKDLLPDPAADAADRAEAEFSRRLMAMMLGRQGGGDRRSRMLLLSATPYRMYSQGRDAQGDDHYDDFIATVRALADAREGTPPQHPHADSVKKGLADIRRAMRSRDLERARQARDRVQDELRRIMSRTERLAATPDRDGMLTTVDTPAGPLTTEDVKDYISLRTLARSVGSYDPLELWRSAPHTLAMMDDRTRYDLDQRLHRLLKPDERGEVDRHATREVAGALERAGHWVGAPSFDDTADSSDEDGFDESPLDMDSLTGLSRMRLDAGNPKMRTLMRDLWGDGRGSDGVPESWRMIWVPPSMPRHRLSGPYRGAERFSKRLVFSRWAVAPKSISILVSNRSQSLARDAARSLLGEGWQPLKYPLRPGLRKESGSLSKVWTWGMAYPSWALARLGDVTEYTRRTGQNLPVDPDEQRRDVAECLRSRLVELQKRYGDGHGTVDARWYGVAGVLLDRQAAAATGTAWVGPAQLGLVGSLPGSSKGIQAHLEALDDTEGLGAQPDDLADRLAEQALAAPGVCALRALAGVESGESRGRWAQALQTKAVRSGAFRIGWAMLRLFDRPEIQAAVWAGFQVDHGGRHAEEDPESRSQAYLGAVLDQCQAGDLDAVLPEYLHQIGESVGMLDAGREVDTVIRVVDEVVAALSIKTANQQLRPLTFQDGGVMEAEPEKMPCRFALRYGDVAATDQAENRSEVVRTAFNSPFWPFVLATTSAGQEGIDFHRYCRCVVHWNLPSNPVDLEQREGRVHRYKCLAVRQNVALTWGPDTRVWRSQDPWETVFRVAEEDIAASGRDDEMQPLWVWSPDASDAVRIERRVLPLPFSREQGQYRRLVRMLGSYRMAFGQPRQEELLAVLGPDAGDDVDLTRAAMIDLTPHGRQLSCGHRPAAVTCSAVTSPLTVRTRTVRGQDVYGVRAARPVR
- a CDS encoding TetR/AcrR family transcriptional regulator, with translation MTDRRTRIAEAGIRILAARGARALTHLNVDRDLGLAEGSTSYYARTRRDLIVLVVDRLATRTGDDLAAHDVPGDLTPRTAARLVVAGLDDTMRRADDHRARLILLLECHADPELRASLATRPRMREKFARTATSMLRKLNVDDPDVHAQDLAGLVDALLMQRIVRAAPIDEEDIIAAYLTGLAARTP
- a CDS encoding PEP/pyruvate-binding domain-containing protein, with the translated sequence MIVWFDEIRAADTELVGGKAANLGECARSGLPVLPGFCLSTEAYREATAAIAEELVADVTREDPASARQRILNLALPASVEAAIRDACARLGGGPMAVRSSATAEDLAGASFAGQQDTYLGMRGATPSWTQGAAPEAGARYAFALMLATAVLASAATALLNRRRHPC